A stretch of Lewinella sp. 4G2 DNA encodes these proteins:
- a CDS encoding DUF805 domain-containing protein — MEYFKLALSKYAQFTGRSRRSEYWYFTLVNVIISFVIGILATVISDSISYLGNLISLALFIPGLAVAVRRLHDVGRSGWWLLIAFTGIGIFVLLYWYIQDSEPGSNEYGPNPKTGATAEDVGRHLVD, encoded by the coding sequence ATCGAATATTTTAAGTTAGCACTGAGTAAGTACGCTCAGTTTACGGGCCGCTCGCGGCGGAGTGAGTACTGGTACTTCACGTTGGTCAACGTGATCATCAGCTTTGTCATCGGTATACTTGCCACCGTTATATCAGACTCCATTTCCTACCTCGGTAACCTGATCAGCCTGGCGCTCTTCATTCCTGGCCTTGCCGTAGCCGTCCGCCGTCTGCACGACGTTGGCCGCAGTGGTTGGTGGCTATTGATAGCCTTCACGGGTATCGGTATCTTCGTACTGCTCTACTGGTACATCCAGGATAGCGAACCCGGCAGTAACGAATACGGCCCCAACCCCAAGACTGGTGCTACCGCCGAGGACGTTGGCCGCCACTTGGTGGACTAA